The Candidatus Polarisedimenticolaceae bacterium genome has a window encoding:
- the rplE gene encoding 50S ribosomal protein L5: MERLSKIYKEEVVPGLVRQFQYSSPMAVPRVSKVVINMGLGDAIQDGKILDAAVDELGTIAGQKPVVRRARKSIANFKLREGMAIGCSVTLRGRRMYEFLDRLMNLAMPRVRDFRGVSPRGFDGRGNYTLGLKDQLIFPEINYAKVQKTKGMNVCIVTTAKTDEEARALLTALGMPFRKN, encoded by the coding sequence ATGGAACGGCTTTCCAAGATCTACAAGGAAGAGGTGGTGCCGGGGCTGGTTCGCCAGTTCCAGTACTCCTCGCCGATGGCGGTCCCGAGAGTTTCGAAGGTCGTCATCAACATGGGGCTGGGCGACGCGATCCAGGACGGCAAGATCCTCGACGCGGCCGTCGACGAGCTGGGCACGATCGCCGGGCAGAAGCCCGTCGTCCGCCGCGCGCGGAAGTCCATCGCGAACTTCAAGCTTCGCGAGGGCATGGCGATCGGCTGCAGCGTCACCCTCCGGGGTCGGCGCATGTACGAGTTTCTCGATCGGCTGATGAACCTGGCGATGCCGCGCGTCCGCGACTTCCGCGGCGTGTCGCCCCGCGGGTTCGACGGCCGCGGCAACTACACCCTCGGCCTGAAGGACCAGCTGATCTTCCCCGAGATCAACTACGCGAAGGTCCAGAAGACCAAGGGCATGAACGTCTGCATCGTCACGACGGCCAAGACCGACGAGGAGGCTCGCGCCCTCCTGACCGCGCTCGGCATGCCGTTCCGGAAGAACTA